CTCAGCATCAAAGATCGCAAATGAACGTGCACCGAAAATATAGTCCTGCCCTTCTACAAAACCTTCGTAGCCAGACGTATCATATGTTACGATTTCTTCTTCCGTTTCGATTTCATTCAGATGGAAGTTTTCGCTGTCTTCCTCACCCCATTCGCGTCCATCGCCTTCATTGGCCGTGACGAGATAATCTTTGCCGTTAATCGAGACGGCCGCCATTCCATCCGGCATATAGATTCCGAAATAGTTTTCATTTTTAATCTCGATTTTGCCGTCTTTCAATAAGTCGATTTCATTGCCGGGCTTGCTGTGGTCTTTGAAGCCAAGCCCTTTCACAGACACCACTTCATTTGATGTTAAATCAATAGTGGCAACGGCATTGTTTTCCTGTAACGCTACATATGCTTTTGTGCTCTCTTCATTAACTGCTATGTATTCTGGCTCTAAATCATCAGAAGGGTTCGTATTTTTCTTTAATATTACATTGTCTGCCACAAGCTCAGCGCGCTTTTCAGGTGTATCGAATGCATCGAAGAAAAGCGTCTCTTCTGTTAAAACGTCATAGCCGTTTGCTGTATCAATTACAGAAATGCTGCCTTTCGGGTCCACAATATCCTTGCCATAACCTTCACGCGGTTCGCCTTCATTTGCCGTTAAAAGCTTCTTCCCGTCTGTTGTGAATGTAATGTTATCCGGTTGACTGCCTACTTTTGTAGCGCCAAGAAGCTTGCCTTCACCAGTGAGTATCACGGCATAACCGGCAGTATTGTAGCCTTTTGCCTGTACAGACACCGCAATCACATTTTCTTTCGGATGCACCGTAATACTTGTTAAGTCCCCGTATTCAAAAGTTTGGTCGAATGAGGCAATCGTTTTCGCGATATCAATCGAAAGGAAAGGCTTTAAATTCATTGCTTCGTCTTTTGTATAGTTGAGTGAGATTGCTTCGATTTTTTTCGTTTCGCCATTTACGACATATGTTGCATGTGAGTGCGGGTTATACGCAACGATTTCCGTTGTACCGCCATCTTCATTTTGAACACCTGAATCATAGCGGGCATCCAAACTTAATGCTGCTTCTGCGACAATGGCAGGTGTAGTGACCGCCGCTCCAATAAGTGCAGCAGCTAATAATTTCCTAGACATAGACAACATTCCACCTTTACATTTTTTCTAAGTGTAAAGGTGGAATGTTAAGGTCATATGAAGGATTTGTTAGAGTTTGTAAGTATTGTTGTGCTGGGTGAAATGAAAGTCCGAGGAAAGTAGAGAGTTCCGGGTTGAAAGTAGAACAGATCGGGGCGAAAGTAGAACTCTGTGCCTTGAATGTAGAACGAAAGCTAGGAAAAGTAGAACAACTTGGCTCAAAAGAGGAATGGTTCGGGAATATTAGAAAGTTCCGGCTTGAAAGTAGAACAGTTCGGCCAGAAAGTAGAACTTGGCACTTTGAATGTAGAACGAAAGCTGGCGAAAGTGGAAAAAGCTGCTCTTTTAAAATACCCTACTTAAATTTCCCACAAAAACAAGTACCATTTTTCAATTCTTTCATATGATTTATATGAAAGGGGGAGAAGGTTATCGTCTATACGGAAACGATTGATCTTCAAGGTCATTTATTTACTGCGGTAACGGTTCAATTACCTAAAACAACCTTGCTGACGATTTCGAATGAGCATGGGTACATTATGTGTGGTGCACTCGATGTTGGTCTGTTAAATGAAAAGTTGGCCGATCGCAAAATCATTGCGG
This portion of the Solibacillus isronensis genome encodes:
- a CDS encoding YunC family protein produces the protein MVYTETIDLQGHLFTAVTVQLPKTTLLTISNEHGYIMCGALDVGLLNEKLADRKIIAGRAVGVRTIDDLLKAPLESVTYEARAYGIEEGMIGEEALLKMI
- a CDS encoding choice-of-anchor I family protein, which translates into the protein MSRKLLAAALIGAAVTTPAIVAEAALSLDARYDSGVQNEDGGTTEIVAYNPHSHATYVVNGETKKIEAISLNYTKDEAMNLKPFLSIDIAKTIASFDQTFEYGDLTSITVHPKENVIAVSVQAKGYNTAGYAVILTGEGKLLGATKVGSQPDNITFTTDGKKLLTANEGEPREGYGKDIVDPKGSISVIDTANGYDVLTEETLFFDAFDTPEKRAELVADNVILKKNTNPSDDLEPEYIAVNEESTKAYVALQENNAVATIDLTSNEVVSVKGLGFKDHSKPGNEIDLLKDGKIEIKNENYFGIYMPDGMAAVSINGKDYLVTANEGDGREWGEEDSENFHLNEIETEEEIVTYDTSGYEGFVEGQDYIFGARSFAIFDAETMDVVFDSGSDFETMTAQHHPEHFNASNTNVKLDSRSGKKGPEPEDVKIGKVGDEIFAYIGLERIGGVMMYNITKPASPKFVDYLNLRDFSDDIKGDVSPEGMAVITKEDKPQLIVGHEVSGTVTVLNVMDDPIAFKDAENHPDKDAIANVTKRGLFKGVNETTFAPNKPFSRSHAALVLHRLAGTPGSDVTSFNDVKAPVTQVAVSWAVANEFISPVNNKVFGAAKPITREAFAVAVYNALKANGQITAAEAPAYTDDAKISAYAKEAVASLKAAGIMTGIDNEFNPKQSLTRAQAAVVLNKLVK